The following proteins are co-located in the Nocardioides piscis genome:
- the asnB gene encoding asparagine synthase (glutamine-hydrolyzing), which yields MCGILGSIGSSPDREMFANALSGMEHRGPDALRQIDVRLGDRRVLLGFARLAIQDLSPAADQPLSRGTCTVLFNGEIYNADRVREELSGRGSTFITTGDAEVVAEAISVFGFLAAVKRFDGMFAIAAYDHVQQRLWLARDRFGIKPLFVHCSGGELAFASEVAALLDLIPSLTADVDIDYLARKSLLDPFIGFDPTRTAFRQVQALAPGTVATWHEGILSETPYYDLLEAANAPRDPIDLSETFARVVREHTVSDASLGFALSGGLDSSLILATAAAQGGDLVAFTLDFGPNSLEFDEDGRWAALLAQRLLSTSGRHEILPSPPPWTLEQIDACVRTLASPLYDDRVRVWDHIYSQVSRTGVRVVLNGQGADEFWYGYYPQIWSWFSQIYHRPHEADSYLDYFRTRWHESPLSGVLDPAHEARLDDLAREVFQTVDDQGSGNDTRRKVSAFLVRTCLGAILEFEDLMSMRSGVEVRVPFLDRELAEEAFRIPSAQHLPGDEPSGKALLKDALGGCLPSEIVHRRKQPLPKTTSGGAELLALFEEHLPQMREHPLVQALYLPEELKRLVDPGVEGSFYGNLDEARLQVLSTWRFGEVFHG from the coding sequence TCGCGCGGCTGGCCATCCAGGACCTTTCTCCCGCGGCGGACCAACCGTTGTCGCGGGGGACCTGCACGGTCCTGTTCAACGGCGAGATCTACAACGCCGACCGGGTGCGCGAGGAGCTCTCGGGGCGAGGGAGCACCTTCATCACCACGGGTGACGCCGAGGTGGTTGCCGAGGCGATCAGTGTCTTCGGGTTCCTTGCAGCCGTGAAGCGGTTCGACGGGATGTTCGCCATCGCGGCATATGACCATGTCCAGCAAAGGCTGTGGCTGGCGCGCGACCGATTCGGGATCAAGCCACTGTTCGTCCACTGCAGTGGCGGCGAGCTGGCCTTCGCCAGCGAGGTGGCAGCACTCCTTGACCTGATCCCGTCGCTGACTGCAGACGTGGACATCGACTATCTCGCCCGCAAGAGTCTCCTCGACCCCTTCATCGGCTTCGACCCCACCCGCACGGCTTTCCGTCAGGTGCAGGCCCTGGCGCCGGGAACCGTCGCCACGTGGCACGAGGGAATCTTGAGCGAGACCCCCTACTACGATCTCCTGGAAGCGGCGAACGCCCCCCGCGACCCGATCGACCTGTCGGAGACCTTCGCCCGCGTCGTCCGTGAGCACACGGTCTCCGATGCGTCCTTGGGCTTCGCTCTGTCCGGCGGGCTGGACTCATCTCTCATCCTGGCGACGGCCGCAGCCCAAGGGGGTGACCTGGTCGCTTTCACTCTCGACTTCGGTCCCAACAGCCTCGAGTTCGACGAGGACGGCAGGTGGGCCGCGTTGCTGGCACAGCGGCTGCTGTCGACGAGTGGGCGGCACGAGATCCTCCCGTCCCCGCCTCCGTGGACCCTGGAGCAGATCGACGCATGTGTTCGAACCCTGGCGAGTCCGCTCTACGACGACCGGGTCCGCGTCTGGGACCACATCTATTCCCAGGTCTCGCGCACAGGGGTCCGGGTGGTGCTCAACGGTCAGGGAGCGGATGAGTTCTGGTACGGGTACTACCCCCAGATCTGGAGCTGGTTCTCGCAGATCTATCACCGGCCCCACGAAGCCGATTCATATCTGGACTACTTCCGCACTCGGTGGCACGAGTCTCCGCTGTCGGGTGTGCTGGATCCGGCGCACGAGGCGCGTCTGGACGATCTCGCGCGCGAAGTCTTCCAAACCGTCGACGATCAAGGGAGTGGCAATGACACACGCCGGAAGGTCTCGGCATTCTTGGTGCGCACCTGCCTCGGCGCGATCCTTGAGTTCGAGGATCTCATGTCGATGAGGAGCGGCGTCGAAGTGCGAGTGCCGTTCCTGGATCGCGAGCTGGCTGAGGAGGCCTTCCGGATCCCGTCCGCGCAACACCTTCCCGGCGACGAGCCGTCCGGCAAGGCGCTCCTCAAGGACGCACTGGGTGGGTGTCTTCCGTCCGAGATCGTCCACCGGCGCAAGCAGCCCTTGCCGAAGACGACGTCGGGAGGCGCCGAGCTGCTCGCCCTCTTCGAGGAGCATCTGCCACAGATGCGCGAACACCCGCTCGTGCAGGCGCTCTATCTGCCCGAGGAGCTCAAACGCCTGGTGGATCCCGGGGTCGAAGGGTCCTTCTACGGCAATCTGGACGAGGCGCGCCTCCAAGTGCTGAGCACCTGGCGGTTCGGAGAGGTGTTCCATGGATGA